A part of Candidatus Aminicenantes bacterium genomic DNA contains:
- a CDS encoding xanthine dehydrogenase family protein molybdopterin-binding subunit, with protein MDELKDKAWRNDAAAKVTGRTRYTDDLKLPGMLHAVPVYGDFVHAKLIAVDTKAAAKSKGVVRVLTARDIPGNNRAGQILKDLHVLADDKIRYHGDVVAIVVAETRAQALAAARLVKVQAEPLPEVLDPEAALTPGAPLVHEEHGTNLIHRHVIRRGDIDAGLAESAFVIEQEFRTPFIEHGYLEPEAALCRVRDDGVVEVRGSMQHPYSTRRFVADLLGLPLARIEVVGTPMGGGFGGKDDTAALICARTALAAQLTGRPVKMTYDREWSMRESYKRHPYLMRYRMGVGADGLIRAVHCRMIADGGAYCSVSPWVTWRSTVQCCGPYVVPNVDGEVSSVYTNHVFTGAMRGFGSPQVNFAVEQLAEMAAEKAGLSGVEFRRRNMVRQGSPTITGQVLDGHAVSLSEVFDRVLAASGYEDKLKRSSRGCGEDDYYGIGLAISYRGVSLGAEGTDFCAAVVSVQFDGSVLLETGIHENGQGAESAMILLLAEELGLDRSRIVYRPSSTSSVPDSGTTVASRATIMGGGAVSRAAATVRLQMAGAVADELGCSPETVRFIGGRLIAPDGRDVDFVEAARRRYRDQKYPYALGVFPAPRVDWDESCGQGKAYFTWVYGCQAVELTVGRRTGRIRLLNAWAAHDVGRAVNRAALLGQFYGGMAMGAGYGLFETVAMDGGRLRSLNFDTYHIPRSIDLPEMTAIIVENRDPLSPSGAKSIGEPANELMAPAIANAYYHATGRRRFELPIGGEK; from the coding sequence ATGGACGAACTGAAAGATAAAGCCTGGAGAAACGACGCCGCGGCCAAGGTGACGGGGCGGACTCGATACACCGACGACCTCAAGCTGCCGGGCATGCTCCACGCCGTTCCGGTCTACGGCGACTTCGTCCACGCCAAGCTGATCGCGGTGGACACCAAAGCCGCGGCCAAATCCAAGGGCGTCGTGCGCGTCCTTACCGCCCGGGACATCCCCGGAAACAACCGGGCCGGCCAGATCTTAAAGGACCTCCATGTCCTGGCCGACGACAAGATCCGCTATCACGGCGACGTGGTCGCCATCGTCGTAGCCGAAACCCGGGCGCAAGCCCTCGCCGCAGCTCGCCTTGTGAAAGTCCAGGCCGAGCCCCTGCCCGAAGTCCTCGACCCCGAAGCGGCTCTGACCCCGGGCGCCCCGCTCGTCCACGAGGAACACGGTACAAACCTCATCCACCGCCATGTCATCCGCCGGGGCGACATCGACGCCGGCTTGGCCGAATCGGCTTTTGTCATCGAGCAAGAATTCCGGACCCCCTTTATCGAGCACGGCTATCTCGAGCCGGAAGCCGCGCTCTGCCGGGTGCGCGACGACGGTGTCGTCGAGGTGCGCGGCAGCATGCAGCATCCGTATTCCACCCGCCGCTTCGTAGCCGATTTGCTCGGCCTGCCCCTGGCCCGGATCGAGGTCGTGGGCACGCCCATGGGCGGCGGCTTCGGCGGCAAGGACGACACGGCGGCGCTCATCTGCGCCCGGACGGCCTTGGCCGCGCAGCTCACGGGGCGGCCGGTCAAGATGACCTACGACCGCGAGTGGTCGATGCGCGAGAGCTATAAGAGGCACCCCTACCTCATGCGCTACCGCATGGGCGTCGGCGCCGACGGGCTCATCCGCGCCGTTCACTGCCGCATGATCGCCGACGGCGGGGCCTATTGCTCCGTCTCGCCCTGGGTGACCTGGCGTTCGACCGTGCAGTGCTGCGGCCCCTACGTTGTCCCCAACGTCGACGGGGAAGTGTCGAGCGTCTATACCAATCACGTCTTCACCGGCGCCATGCGCGGCTTCGGCTCGCCCCAAGTGAATTTCGCCGTGGAACAGCTCGCCGAGATGGCGGCCGAAAAGGCGGGCCTCTCCGGTGTTGAATTCCGCCGGCGCAACATGGTCCGCCAGGGAAGCCCTACGATTACCGGACAGGTCCTCGACGGCCACGCCGTCAGCCTGTCCGAGGTCTTCGATCGCGTCCTGGCCGCAAGCGGCTACGAGGACAAGCTGAAGCGCTCGTCCCGCGGCTGCGGCGAGGACGACTATTACGGCATCGGCCTGGCTATAAGCTACCGCGGCGTCAGCCTCGGCGCCGAAGGCACGGATTTCTGCGCCGCTGTGGTCAGCGTCCAGTTCGACGGGTCGGTCCTGCTCGAGACGGGCATCCACGAGAACGGGCAAGGCGCCGAGAGCGCCATGATCCTGCTTCTGGCCGAGGAACTTGGCCTCGACCGCAGCCGCATCGTTTACCGTCCATCATCGACCTCGTCGGTGCCCGACAGCGGCACCACGGTCGCCTCGCGGGCGACGATTATGGGCGGAGGCGCGGTCAGCCGTGCCGCGGCGACGGTGCGCCTGCAGATGGCCGGGGCCGTCGCCGACGAGCTCGGCTGTAGTCCGGAGACGGTTCGCTTTATCGGCGGCCGCCTGATCGCGCCCGATGGGCGGGACGTCGACTTCGTCGAGGCGGCGCGGCGCCGCTACCGAGATCAGAAATACCCCTACGCCCTCGGCGTCTTCCCCGCGCCGCGAGTGGATTGGGACGAATCCTGCGGCCAAGGGAAGGCCTACTTCACTTGGGTTTACGGCTGCCAGGCGGTGGAGCTCACGGTCGGCCGCCGCACGGGCCGCATCCGCCTGCTCAACGCCTGGGCCGCGCACGACGTCGGCCGGGCCGTCAACCGAGCGGCGCTTCTCGGCCAATTCTACGGCGGCATGGCCATGGGCGCCGGATACGGCCTTTTCGAGACGGTGGCGATGGACGGGGGGAGGTTGCGATCGCTCAACTTCGACACCTACCATATCCCGCGCTCGATTGACCTGCCGGAGATGACCGCCATCATCGTGGAAAACCGCGATCCCCTGTCGCCCTCGGGCGCCAAGAGCATCGGCGAACCGGCCAACGAGCTGATGGCCCCGGCCATCGCCAACGCCTATTATCACGCCACCGGGCGGCGTCGTTTCGAGCTGCCCATCGGCGGTGAGAAATGA
- a CDS encoding amidohydrolase family protein, translating into MKTLLRGGTIYSRGQKAPGDVLIEDGLIAAVGDCRGLAGGARVVEAGGCHVLPGLIDLHVHIDDVIGRYRLADTWESGSRTAAAAGITTLGGFIIQRPEESLAAAVERAAGRAAGHSFCDYLWHLTPTRFSEADWTEILHHLESGRRTFKFYTTYRENGLYTSYARLQEIAERLGPGGARILVHAEDEDVLIRAKAKVASGSPLRAADHARLRPPEAELKAVERVAEIAASTGVWFHIVHVSTPEAAEAILRAGDRMRAGARLSCETAPHYIFLDDSWLRRKDGHRWLCTPPLRDPARVARLREMAHAGAFDTYATDHCAFSVDDKDRGRDDLTAAPMGLAGIGSLPRLAFALDQERPERAFAEMSLRLAAHPARLAGLEARKGALDPGLDADVAVFELTDREEPLSSGNAGSSETYPGFSSPLRLRHLFLRGRPLVTDGERARAEAPSGRCLWTN; encoded by the coding sequence ATGAAGACCCTTCTCCGCGGCGGGACGATTTATTCGCGAGGCCAAAAGGCTCCGGGTGACGTCCTGATCGAAGACGGCCTCATCGCCGCCGTCGGCGACTGCCGCGGCCTGGCCGGAGGCGCCCGCGTCGTCGAGGCCGGCGGCTGCCACGTGCTGCCGGGGCTCATCGACCTGCACGTGCACATCGACGACGTCATCGGGCGCTATCGGCTCGCGGACACCTGGGAAAGCGGCAGCCGCACCGCGGCCGCTGCAGGGATCACGACCCTGGGCGGCTTTATCATCCAGAGGCCGGAGGAATCCCTGGCCGCGGCCGTCGAGCGCGCTGCCGGTCGGGCCGCCGGACATTCTTTCTGCGACTATCTCTGGCACCTGACTCCGACCCGCTTCTCGGAAGCCGATTGGACGGAAATCCTCCATCACTTGGAATCGGGCCGGCGCACCTTTAAATTTTACACGACCTACCGCGAGAACGGCCTCTACACGTCATACGCGAGGCTGCAAGAGATTGCCGAGCGTTTGGGGCCGGGCGGCGCGCGCATCCTGGTTCACGCCGAGGATGAGGACGTCCTGATCCGAGCCAAGGCGAAAGTCGCGTCGGGATCGCCTCTTCGCGCCGCGGACCATGCCCGGCTTCGGCCGCCCGAGGCCGAGCTGAAGGCAGTCGAGCGCGTGGCCGAAATCGCGGCCTCGACCGGGGTTTGGTTCCACATCGTGCACGTCTCGACGCCGGAAGCCGCGGAAGCCATCCTTCGCGCCGGGGATCGGATGCGGGCGGGAGCGCGCCTCTCTTGCGAGACGGCCCCCCATTATATATTTCTCGACGACTCCTGGCTTCGGCGCAAGGACGGCCATCGTTGGCTCTGCACGCCGCCGCTTCGCGACCCGGCCCGCGTCGCCCGCCTGCGCGAAATGGCCCATGCGGGGGCCTTCGACACCTACGCCACCGACCACTGCGCATTTTCCGTCGATGATAAAGATCGCGGCCGGGACGACCTGACCGCCGCGCCCATGGGCCTGGCCGGAATCGGCTCCCTGCCGCGACTGGCCTTCGCCCTGGATCAAGAGCGGCCGGAGCGGGCCTTCGCCGAGATGAGCCTGCGCCTGGCTGCGCATCCGGCCCGCCTGGCCGGGCTTGAGGCGCGCAAAGGCGCGCTGGATCCCGGCCTGGACGCGGATGTAGCGGTGTTCGAGTTGACGGACCGAGAGGAACCTCTGTCTTCGGGCAACGCCGGCAGCTCGGAGACCTACCCTGGGTTCAGCAGCCCGCTGCGACTGCGCCATCTCTTCCTGCGAGGCCGGCCGCTGGTGACCGATGGCGAGAGGGCGAGGGCGGAAGCGCCCTCGGGCAGGTGCCTATGGACGAACTGA
- the thrC gene encoding threonine synthase, which yields MTEFQYRCSRCGRTYARDEVRYLCLDCGREYVPGMPLCGVLEVDFDYDRIARSFEPSRPDWDLFSPVEREYYPAYPAGNTPFAPAPRLGERLGWTDLWIKNDGLNPSGSLKDRASFLVVAEAARLNESTVVCASTGNAASSLAAVCAAAGRRAVIFVPQSAPRAKLVQMLICGARVLPVRGSYDDAFRLSLEYTRLRGGLNRNTAYHPLTIEGKKTAGLEIFAQNGLRVPDAIVVPVGDGVIISGIHKAFRDLRAAGLCDRLPRLVAVQAESSAAIHDFIVNGSFRPAASPSTIADSISVSVPSNPDLARRAVQESGGFSLTVSDERIMEAQTLLADHTGIFAEPAAAAAAAALLSDEARERLDPAWQIVLLVTGHGLKDIEAPLARLRIPEAIPADLAALPEEPAEA from the coding sequence ATGACCGAATTCCAATATCGCTGCAGCCGCTGCGGCCGGACCTATGCCCGGGACGAGGTCCGCTATCTCTGCCTCGACTGCGGGCGGGAATACGTGCCGGGGATGCCGCTCTGCGGCGTGCTCGAGGTCGATTTCGATTACGATCGCATTGCCCGGAGCTTCGAGCCTTCGCGGCCCGACTGGGATCTTTTTTCGCCGGTCGAGCGTGAGTACTACCCCGCCTACCCGGCGGGAAACACGCCCTTTGCTCCTGCCCCGCGGCTGGGCGAGCGCCTGGGCTGGACCGATCTTTGGATCAAAAACGACGGCCTCAACCCCAGCGGCTCGCTCAAGGACCGGGCCTCGTTTCTGGTCGTCGCCGAAGCGGCGCGCCTGAACGAGAGCACCGTCGTCTGCGCCTCGACCGGCAACGCCGCGAGCTCCCTGGCCGCGGTCTGCGCCGCCGCGGGTCGCCGAGCGGTCATCTTCGTCCCCCAATCGGCGCCCCGGGCCAAGCTGGTCCAGATGCTCATTTGCGGCGCCCGGGTCCTCCCGGTGCGCGGCAGCTACGACGACGCCTTCCGCCTATCGCTCGAATACACCCGGCTTCGCGGCGGCCTGAACCGCAACACCGCTTATCACCCGTTGACGATCGAAGGCAAGAAGACCGCCGGCCTGGAGATTTTTGCTCAAAACGGGCTTCGGGTCCCTGACGCCATCGTAGTTCCGGTCGGAGACGGCGTCATCATCAGCGGCATTCACAAAGCCTTCCGCGACTTGCGCGCCGCGGGGCTCTGCGACCGCTTGCCGCGCCTCGTCGCCGTGCAAGCCGAGTCATCGGCCGCGATCCACGACTTCATCGTCAACGGGTCTTTCCGGCCCGCCGCGTCCCCCTCGACCATCGCCGATTCGATCTCGGTCTCGGTGCCGAGCAACCCGGACCTTGCGCGCCGCGCCGTACAGGAGAGCGGCGGCTTCTCGCTGACGGTCAGCGACGAACGCATCATGGAGGCGCAGACTCTGCTGGCCGACCACACCGGAATCTTTGCCGAGCCGGCGGCGGCGGCGGCCGCAGCGGCGCTCCTCTCCGACGAAGCCCGGGAACGGCTCGATCCCGCCTGGCAGATTGTTCTGCTCGTCACCGGACACGGCCTGAAGGACATCGAGGCTCCGCTGGCGCGGCTGCGCATCCCCGAGGCGATTCCCGCCGATCTCGCGGCCCTGCCCGAGGAGCCGGCGGAGGCATAG
- a CDS encoding YgeY family selenium metabolism-linked hydrolase — MIDYTAILDKARKGEPELTAFLVDLVAIPSPSAQEGPVTARIAAEMSRLGFDEARIDGLGNVIGRIGSGPRVVAFDAHVDTVLPGDRSQWSFDPFAAHVSEGKVWGRGAADQKGGLAAMVHAGRIVRELGLDRGLTLLFIGSVQEEDCEGMAWKYLVEEERIRPELVVLTEPTSLNIYRGHRGRMEIEIGLRGRSCHGSAPERGDNAAYKAARLALEIEKLNERLAVDAFLGKGTVAVTEIASDSPSFCAVPDSARLHLDRRLTAGETKAGAVAEVRAAAARAGVAEAEVVVPEYREPSHTGKIVPYEKYFPTWTLEERSPWLTAAVSAFAGLYGRPPKVDKWTFSTNGVGITPPYGIPCLGLGPGNEPQAHAVDEFCPVEDLILAAAFYAALAATLADKG; from the coding sequence ATGATCGACTATACGGCGATTTTAGATAAGGCCAGGAAAGGCGAACCGGAGCTGACCGCGTTTCTGGTCGATCTGGTTGCCATCCCCTCCCCTTCCGCCCAGGAAGGGCCGGTCACGGCGCGCATCGCCGCCGAGATGTCCCGGCTCGGCTTCGACGAAGCCCGCATCGACGGGCTGGGCAACGTCATCGGCCGCATCGGCAGCGGGCCGCGTGTCGTCGCCTTTGACGCCCATGTGGACACGGTTCTGCCGGGCGACCGGTCGCAGTGGTCGTTCGATCCTTTCGCCGCGCATGTCTCCGAGGGCAAAGTTTGGGGGCGCGGCGCCGCCGACCAAAAGGGCGGCTTGGCCGCCATGGTCCACGCCGGGCGCATCGTCCGCGAGCTGGGCTTGGACCGCGGCCTGACCCTGCTCTTCATCGGCAGCGTCCAGGAAGAGGACTGCGAAGGGATGGCCTGGAAATATCTGGTCGAGGAAGAGCGGATCCGGCCCGAGTTGGTCGTTCTGACCGAGCCGACCAGCCTGAATATCTACCGCGGCCACCGCGGCCGCATGGAGATCGAGATCGGGCTCCGCGGCCGGAGCTGCCACGGCTCGGCGCCCGAGCGCGGCGACAACGCCGCCTACAAGGCCGCACGCCTGGCCCTGGAAATCGAGAAGCTCAACGAGAGGCTGGCTGTCGACGCGTTCCTCGGCAAGGGTACGGTCGCCGTGACCGAGATTGCCTCCGATTCGCCTTCATTTTGCGCCGTACCCGACTCGGCCCGGCTCCACCTCGATCGGCGCCTGACCGCCGGCGAGACCAAGGCCGGCGCCGTCGCCGAAGTGCGCGCGGCGGCCGCCCGGGCCGGCGTTGCCGAAGCCGAGGTGGTTGTTCCCGAGTATCGCGAGCCCTCCCACACCGGGAAGATCGTGCCCTACGAAAAGTATTTCCCCACCTGGACCCTTGAGGAACGCTCGCCTTGGCTCACGGCCGCGGTCTCGGCTTTCGCAGGCCTTTACGGCCGGCCGCCCAAAGTGGACAAGTGGACTTTCAGCACCAACGGCGTCGGCATCACGCCGCCTTACGGCATCCCCTGCCTGGGGCTCGGCCCCGGCAACGAGCCGCAGGCGCATGCCGTCGACGAATTCTGCCCGGTCGAGGATCTGATCCTCGCCGCTGCTTTCTACGCCGCCCTGGCGGCGACCCTGGCGGACAAAGGCTGA
- the ssnA gene encoding putative aminohydrolase SsnA — protein MADRLRIINGPLFTGGSDFALLDGCGLLIENGRVTKIAPVNELPAKNVPTIDARGKLVMPGLINSHMHFYSTLVRGLGKAAPAHDFDGILRNLWWRLDRKLTLEDTYTSALLMMLAAVRKGTTTLIDHHASPMAIPGSLERIAEAGLETGLRIGLAYEISDRDGPQAADEGLAENAAAVRLCRERGGEHLRALVGLHASFTLSDETLTRAAILAVDLGVGCHIHCAEAAGDQDDCLAKHGVRVVERLQRHGILGSKTIAAHAVHVDPAEIETLASTGTMVVHNPQSNLNNAVGIADITAMTAAGVLVGLGTDAMTVDMLEELRVAVWAQHYGRRDPSQGFMEATGALFSGNPAIAERVWGLPLGKIREGGPADVILVDYDPPTPLDAGSILGHLVFGVSQATVDTTIVAGRVLMENKVLKLGIDEERAAARGRELATALWKRF, from the coding sequence ATGGCCGATCGCCTGCGGATAATCAACGGGCCTCTCTTCACGGGCGGCAGCGACTTCGCCCTGCTCGACGGTTGCGGCCTGCTCATCGAAAACGGCAGGGTGACCAAAATAGCGCCGGTGAACGAGCTGCCCGCCAAAAACGTGCCCACCATCGACGCCCGGGGCAAGCTGGTCATGCCGGGCCTCATCAACTCCCATATGCATTTCTACAGCACCCTGGTGCGCGGCCTGGGCAAGGCCGCCCCGGCCCACGATTTCGACGGCATACTGCGCAACCTCTGGTGGAGGCTCGACCGCAAGCTGACGCTCGAAGACACCTACACCAGCGCCCTGCTGATGATGCTGGCCGCCGTGCGCAAGGGCACTACGACCCTGATCGATCATCACGCCAGCCCCATGGCGATCCCGGGATCGCTGGAGCGCATCGCCGAAGCCGGGCTGGAAACGGGCCTGCGCATCGGGCTGGCTTATGAGATTTCGGACCGGGACGGCCCGCAAGCCGCCGACGAAGGCCTGGCCGAGAATGCCGCCGCAGTGCGCCTCTGCCGGGAGCGGGGCGGCGAGCACCTGCGAGCGCTGGTCGGCCTGCATGCCTCTTTCACCCTCTCCGACGAGACGCTGACGCGCGCCGCCATTCTGGCCGTCGACTTGGGCGTGGGCTGCCACATCCACTGCGCCGAGGCCGCCGGCGACCAGGACGACTGCCTGGCCAAGCACGGCGTCCGGGTCGTCGAGCGGCTGCAGCGCCATGGCATCCTCGGCTCCAAGACGATCGCGGCCCACGCCGTGCACGTCGATCCAGCCGAGATCGAGACGCTTGCCTCGACGGGCACGATGGTCGTGCATAACCCCCAGTCCAATCTGAACAACGCCGTGGGCATCGCCGACATCACGGCCATGACGGCTGCCGGCGTCCTGGTCGGACTGGGCACGGACGCCATGACCGTGGATATGCTCGAGGAGTTGCGGGTCGCCGTCTGGGCCCAGCATTACGGCCGACGCGATCCGTCGCAGGGCTTCATGGAAGCGACCGGGGCCCTATTTTCGGGCAACCCGGCGATCGCCGAGCGCGTCTGGGGCCTGCCCCTGGGCAAGATCCGCGAGGGCGGCCCGGCCGACGTTATCCTGGTCGATTACGACCCTCCGACCCCGCTCGACGCCGGCTCCATCCTGGGCCATCTCGTTTTCGGCGTGTCGCAAGCGACGGTGGACACCACGATCGTCGCGGGCCGAGTGCTTATGGAAAACAAGGTCTTAAAATTGGGGATCGATGAAGAGCGGGCCGCCGCCCGCGGCCGCGAATTAGCGACAGCCCTTTGGAAGCGTTTTTGA
- a CDS encoding FAD-dependent oxidoreductase, with amino-acid sequence MNKSGEFLTEAQFKAEVDKCEFCREKPCREACPADVSPADFIMAAKVGASSDYRRAAALIMGANPFGGVCGAACPEKYCVQACVKAGVDSPVRIPAVQAEIIRRAKKLRIMPRFTAGPETGLRAAVVGAGPAGLAAAALLAQYGLDVEVFERGIRAGGMANLIPADRLPQDVLRSDIRFLSGLGRIRIRCRRTVDEPQALLGQGFAAVVVATGLDLPLRLGISGEERTRDWIGFLAEPISRSMVGRHVAVIGGGAVAADCAETADRRGASVEMICLETPGEMPLEPHERAGLLRAGILITGRAAVTAIRPAGRGSSARIQPMRLPKGQSFSPGRMIPDSKQPAFSRSYDEIIVAIGARSRLAVTEVPGLYFAGDMAEGPGTVVSAVASGKNAAQRALDGIARKRTPKQTAGKSRIIMPGRNLRPVPLTADFFGRKILSPFLLSASPASDGLEQMRLAYKAGWAGGVLKTAFDGLPIHIPADYMFVLGRGTYGNCDNVSGHALDRVCREIEALNREFPDRLTIASTGGPVTGAPERDRAVWQANTRKLEAAGAMAIEYSLSCPQGGDGTKGDIVSQDADLTARIIDWVLSGASRPDVPKLFKLTGAVTAIAPILQAARAALDLHPGHSAGVTLANSFPGLAFRPGAKEEWDEGIVVGLSGEGILPISNLTLAKAAGLGCRISGNGGPMNYRQAADFLALGAETVQFCTLALHYGVEIVEELHAGLSGLLEALGLESVAELIGRALPKPIRDFPDLTAEKRISTVDRRLCVHCGNCSRCPYQAIELDRRKVPKTDPARCIGCSLCVQRCFAGALSMRERSQAERKILRED; translated from the coding sequence ATGAACAAAAGCGGCGAATTCCTGACCGAGGCCCAATTCAAGGCTGAAGTCGATAAATGCGAATTTTGCCGTGAAAAGCCCTGCCGCGAGGCCTGCCCGGCCGACGTCTCTCCGGCCGACTTCATCATGGCGGCAAAAGTCGGCGCTTCCTCCGACTATCGCCGGGCCGCGGCGCTGATCATGGGCGCCAATCCCTTCGGCGGCGTCTGTGGCGCCGCCTGCCCCGAGAAGTACTGCGTCCAGGCCTGCGTTAAAGCAGGCGTGGACTCGCCCGTCCGGATCCCCGCCGTGCAAGCCGAGATCATCCGCCGGGCCAAGAAACTACGGATCATGCCCCGATTCACGGCCGGGCCGGAGACGGGCTTGCGGGCCGCCGTGGTCGGCGCCGGACCGGCCGGGCTCGCCGCGGCGGCGCTGTTGGCGCAGTACGGGCTGGACGTCGAGGTCTTCGAGCGCGGGATCCGCGCCGGAGGCATGGCCAACCTCATTCCCGCCGACCGCCTGCCGCAGGATGTCCTGCGCTCGGATATTCGCTTTCTCTCGGGGCTGGGCCGCATTCGCATCCGCTGCCGCCGAACCGTGGACGAGCCGCAAGCGCTGCTCGGGCAAGGCTTTGCCGCCGTCGTCGTCGCCACCGGGCTGGACCTGCCGTTGCGCCTGGGAATTTCGGGCGAAGAGCGGACGCGGGACTGGATCGGTTTTTTGGCTGAACCAATTTCCCGGTCCATGGTCGGCCGGCATGTTGCCGTCATCGGCGGCGGCGCCGTGGCCGCCGACTGCGCCGAGACGGCCGATCGCCGCGGCGCCTCGGTCGAGATGATCTGTCTGGAGACACCCGGGGAGATGCCCCTGGAACCCCACGAGAGGGCGGGATTGCTTCGGGCCGGCATCCTGATCACCGGCCGCGCGGCCGTAACCGCGATCCGCCCCGCAGGGCGCGGATCATCCGCCCGCATCCAGCCCATGCGCCTGCCCAAGGGTCAGTCATTCAGCCCGGGCCGCATGATCCCCGATTCGAAGCAGCCGGCCTTCTCACGGAGCTACGACGAGATCATCGTCGCCATCGGCGCCCGCTCCCGGCTCGCCGTCACGGAAGTTCCCGGTCTCTACTTCGCCGGAGACATGGCCGAGGGGCCGGGCACGGTCGTCTCCGCCGTAGCTTCGGGCAAGAACGCCGCCCAACGCGCCTTGGACGGCATCGCCCGCAAACGCACCCCCAAACAGACCGCCGGCAAAAGCCGCATCATCATGCCCGGTCGTAACCTGCGGCCCGTGCCCCTCACCGCGGACTTCTTCGGCCGGAAGATCCTTTCGCCCTTCCTCCTTTCGGCCTCCCCCGCCAGCGACGGCCTCGAACAAATGCGCCTGGCCTACAAGGCCGGCTGGGCCGGCGGTGTTTTGAAAACGGCCTTCGACGGCCTGCCGATCCACATCCCGGCCGATTACATGTTCGTCCTCGGCCGCGGCACCTACGGCAACTGCGATAACGTCTCGGGCCACGCCCTGGACCGCGTCTGCCGCGAGATCGAGGCTCTTAACCGCGAGTTTCCCGACCGCCTGACCATCGCCTCGACCGGCGGCCCGGTTACCGGCGCTCCCGAACGTGACCGCGCCGTCTGGCAGGCCAACACCCGGAAGCTCGAAGCGGCCGGGGCCATGGCCATCGAGTACAGCCTGTCCTGCCCCCAGGGCGGGGACGGCACCAAGGGTGACATCGTCTCGCAGGACGCCGATCTGACGGCAAGAATCATCGATTGGGTGCTGTCCGGCGCTTCGCGGCCTGATGTGCCGAAGCTCTTCAAGCTGACCGGCGCCGTGACGGCCATCGCCCCGATCCTGCAGGCCGCCCGCGCCGCCTTGGACCTTCATCCGGGCCACTCGGCCGGAGTGACGCTGGCCAACTCTTTCCCCGGCCTGGCTTTCCGGCCGGGCGCCAAGGAGGAATGGGACGAGGGCATCGTCGTCGGCCTCTCCGGCGAAGGCATCCTGCCCATCAGCAACTTGACTCTGGCCAAGGCAGCCGGCCTCGGCTGCCGCATCTCGGGCAACGGCGGCCCGATGAATTACCGCCAGGCCGCCGATTTCCTGGCCCTCGGGGCCGAGACGGTGCAGTTCTGCACCCTGGCCCTGCATTACGGGGTCGAGATCGTCGAAGAGCTGCACGCCGGGCTGAGCGGGCTGCTGGAGGCACTGGGGCTCGAGTCCGTTGCGGAGCTTATCGGCCGGGCCCTACCGAAGCCCATCCGCGATTTCCCCGACCTCACGGCCGAGAAGCGCATTTCGACCGTGGACCGCCGCCTCTGCGTTCATTGCGGCAACTGCAGCCGCTGCCCCTACCAAGCGATCGAGCTCGATCGCCGCAAAGTCCCCAAAACCGACCCGGCTCGCTGCATCGGCTGCTCGCTTTGCGTCCAGCGCTGCTTCGCCGGGGCGCTGTCGATGCGCGAGCGAAGCCAAGCGGAACGAAAAATCTTAAGAGAGGATTGA
- a CDS encoding cytidine deaminase yields the protein MADHKAELLAAARQAREKAYAPYSLFPVGAAVLGSGGGIYSGCNVENASLGLTCCAERNAIFAMVAAGERIIKEILVIGGTAEVLPPCGACRQVIAEFAEPTVVVHMCDRSGAGRSTTVAELVPFLFRLKKRAPARARGRKRPVGK from the coding sequence ATGGCCGATCACAAAGCGGAATTGCTGGCGGCGGCCCGGCAGGCGCGCGAAAAAGCCTACGCTCCCTACTCGCTCTTCCCCGTCGGCGCGGCCGTCCTCGGCTCCGGCGGCGGGATCTATAGCGGCTGCAACGTCGAAAACGCCTCCCTGGGGCTGACCTGCTGCGCCGAGAGGAACGCCATTTTCGCCATGGTCGCCGCCGGGGAGAGGATCATCAAAGAAATCCTGGTCATCGGCGGCACCGCGGAGGTTCTCCCTCCCTGCGGCGCCTGCCGGCAGGTCATCGCCGAGTTCGCCGAGCCGACCGTCGTCGTCCATATGTGCGACCGCTCGGGCGCCGGCCGATCGACCACGGTCGCCGAGCTCGTGCCGTTCCTCTTCCGCTTGAAAAAAAGAGCCCCCGCCCGGGCGCGGGGCCGGAAACGACCCGTCGGAAAATAA